From the genome of Schaalia dentiphila ATCC 17982, one region includes:
- a CDS encoding GNAT family N-acetyltransferase, giving the protein MIDLTQIPVPNEGPITDKVKEIYERSFPPEEQIPLPELLTSAQMDEVSFLAWIDPSLPAGKDGAGNVVALTFSFVFPDLFYLGFLAVDGRTRSAGYGSRILTYFRERYGDVPQLLEIEPVVREAGNYQQRVRRLKFYERNGFTVTNMLTHEADQNYRVLVRDGIVSPQRLEEALNSVTDDPAYASRVTTD; this is encoded by the coding sequence ATGATCGACCTCACCCAGATTCCCGTGCCCAACGAAGGGCCGATCACCGATAAAGTCAAGGAAATCTACGAGCGTTCCTTCCCGCCCGAGGAGCAGATTCCCCTTCCCGAGCTGCTAACAAGCGCCCAGATGGACGAGGTCTCCTTCCTCGCGTGGATCGATCCCTCCCTGCCTGCGGGCAAGGACGGGGCCGGCAACGTGGTTGCCCTGACCTTCTCCTTCGTCTTCCCCGACCTGTTCTACCTGGGTTTCCTCGCGGTGGACGGGCGCACGCGCAGCGCGGGCTACGGCTCGCGCATCCTCACCTACTTCCGCGAGCGCTACGGCGACGTTCCGCAGCTGCTCGAGATCGAGCCGGTCGTGCGCGAGGCCGGGAACTACCAACAGCGCGTGCGACGCCTAAAGTTCTACGAGCGCAACGGTTTCACGGTGACGAACATGCTCACGCACGAGGCCGACCAGAACTACAGGGTCCTGGTGCGCGACGGGATCGTGAGCCCGCAGCGCCTGGAGGAGGCGCTCAATTCGGTGACCGACGACCCGGCGTACGCGTCGCGGGTGACGACGGACTAA
- a CDS encoding TatD family hydrolase: MSPRKPRPWPDAPAPLAAPVVDNHTHLPTHVGEIPRREGVALSLEEQLDRAREVGVTRMISSACELPDFDPMIELARAHEGVRVAIAIHPNDAALHAGCADPSPDGLVPVVRDYHVPLDEALAAVEARLDDPMVVAVGESGLDYFRTADPGREAQKESFRAHIDMAQRAGLPLQIHDRNAHEDTLAILDERASEDQRIVFHCYSGDAAMAEHLAGRGWYASFAGPITYPANSDLRAALAVLPRELVLVETDAPYLTPAPWRGCPNASYVMAHTVRFIADQWGVSEAAACDQLRANTEAVYGTW; encoded by the coding sequence ATGAGCCCGCGTAAGCCTCGTCCCTGGCCAGACGCGCCCGCGCCCCTGGCGGCGCCCGTGGTAGACAACCACACGCACCTGCCCACCCACGTCGGCGAGATCCCCCGGCGCGAGGGCGTGGCGCTCAGCCTTGAGGAGCAGCTGGACCGCGCCCGCGAGGTGGGGGTCACCCGGATGATTTCGAGCGCCTGCGAGCTGCCCGACTTCGATCCGATGATCGAGCTGGCGCGCGCTCACGAGGGCGTGCGCGTCGCGATCGCGATCCACCCCAACGACGCGGCCCTGCACGCGGGCTGTGCGGACCCCTCGCCTGACGGTCTGGTCCCCGTCGTGCGCGACTACCACGTGCCCCTTGACGAGGCCCTGGCTGCCGTCGAGGCTCGGCTGGACGATCCGATGGTCGTCGCGGTGGGGGAGAGCGGCCTGGATTATTTCCGTACGGCCGACCCGGGCCGCGAGGCGCAGAAGGAATCCTTCCGCGCGCACATCGACATGGCGCAGCGCGCGGGCCTGCCCCTGCAGATCCACGACCGCAACGCCCATGAGGACACCCTCGCGATTCTCGACGAGCGTGCGAGCGAGGACCAGCGCATCGTCTTCCATTGCTACTCGGGGGACGCGGCGATGGCCGAGCACCTCGCCGGGCGCGGATGGTACGCCTCCTTCGCCGGCCCCATCACATACCCCGCGAACTCCGACCTGCGTGCCGCGCTCGCGGTCCTTCCGCGCGAGCTGGTCCTGGTTGAGACGGACGCCCCGTACCTGACGCCCGCGCCGTGGCGCGGCTGCCCCAACGCCTCCTACGTCATGGCGCACACCGTGCGTTTCATTGCGGATCAGTGGGGCGTCAGCGAGGCGGCTGCGTGCGACCAGCTGCGGGCGAACACCGAGGCGGTCTACGGCACCTGGTGA
- a CDS encoding DJ-1 family glyoxalase III, with protein sequence MPTPDKLATDATVAIMLADGFEEVEALAVADVLYRAGVRSDLISVTDARHVTSSHGIRVVADLMLEDVDLSTYTVLFLPGGMPGTLGLKGTPAIQAEVLRRSDAAQPIAAICAAPSILSELGVLDGRHATANPAFVKAIAEGGAIVHENPVVVDGQIITSRGAGTSLELGLEIVRLILGDDVVDEVARGVVLSR encoded by the coding sequence ATGCCCACTCCCGACAAGCTTGCCACCGACGCCACTGTCGCCATCATGCTGGCCGACGGCTTCGAAGAGGTCGAGGCCCTGGCCGTCGCCGACGTCCTGTACCGAGCCGGCGTGCGCTCCGACCTGATCTCCGTGACCGACGCCCGCCACGTGACGAGCTCGCACGGCATCCGCGTCGTCGCCGACCTCATGCTCGAGGACGTGGACCTGTCCACCTACACCGTCCTCTTCCTGCCCGGCGGCATGCCCGGCACCCTGGGCCTGAAGGGCACGCCCGCGATCCAGGCCGAGGTGCTGCGCCGCTCCGACGCCGCCCAGCCCATCGCAGCGATCTGCGCGGCCCCCTCGATCCTGTCCGAGCTGGGCGTCCTCGACGGCCGCCACGCGACCGCGAACCCCGCCTTTGTCAAGGCCATCGCCGAGGGCGGCGCAATCGTCCACGAGAACCCGGTCGTCGTCGACGGGCAGATCATCACCAGCCGCGGCGCAGGCACCTCCCTGGAGCTCGGCCTCGAAATCGTCCGTCTCATCCTCGGCGACGACGTCGTCGATGAGGTCGCCCGCGGCGTCGTGCTCTCCCGCTGA
- a CDS encoding ATP-binding cassette domain-containing protein yields the protein MLELKEIVKAYQTANLVQVALNKVSVAFRDNEFVAVLGQSGSGKTTMLNVIGGLDRFQSGDLVIDGISTKDYKARDWDAYRNNRIGFVFQAYNLIPHQTVLANVELALTLSGVSRSERRKRALDALERVGLKEHVHKKPSQMSGGQMQRVAIARALINDPEILLADEPTGALDSKTSVQVMDLLRDVARDRLVIMVTHNPDLAHQYATRIVELADGSIVADSDPFVPAAEDRREAKPARRTSMGFLTALSLLANNLMTKKGRTLMTSFAGSIGIIGIAAILALANGTNAYIAKTEEETLGAYPLTIQKSGIDMTAALSVSASDSKDSQPAPDGKVGVSKLRTFADTIRDAKTNDLASLKTYLDNNGGNINSMVNAIEYDYDIVPQIYQTDTSKEVVQVSPDQSMKQMEAGFGAGAFGSMMQTNAFYQMPATTSLYTSAYDVVAGSWPSGANQVVLVLDEDGNIPNLFEYTLGLKDHKEFDDLMRSYYQGTLGGKSQLGAQSGAQSGASTATYDYSAILGTTFRRVNAFDKYTWDDTYKVWTDRSSDTDYMKKLVDGGQQLTISGIVKPNSDKGGALRQGIAYTPALTYQIIEEAAASPIVKAQRAKPDVDVFTGKTFKELADNQKSQSGGFDMSSLFTVDESKLSAAFQIDPDKMQMDLSGLDLSGLDLSGLDFSNLDMSGLDLSTIDLSALSAQSGAQSGMAFDLSGLDFGELSKDLPQLANVDFQTIIRSALADGAVKDGAADYLSAQASQIAQGFQDYAREQIEAGGTTDFATLASAYFSQPEVLAQLRAAVSSDRVVDSDKLAANLTKALGEDPALAQIGTDISTQVMNAISTQIAAQLGTTLTQGVSAVIGQVMQEAMTNAMTSMMTQLSTVIGEQIGSTMEQFATNMSSAFSMDPQAFAEAFQSNVDEKSLAALMATMFSTNVPTLETNLRNLGWADIASPSNISIYPKSFADKDKVKAALDAYNADNKSAGATDKVVTYSDVMGALMSSVTKIVDIISWLLIAFVSISLVVSSIMISIITYISVLERRKEIGILRSIGASKGDVSRVFNAETVIEGLLAGLIGVGVTYGLCAVANGIAYSSFNVENIAQLSPLTALTLIAVSVGLTVIAGVIPASRASRQDPVEALRSE from the coding sequence GTGCTAGAGCTCAAGGAGATCGTCAAGGCCTACCAGACCGCCAACCTCGTGCAGGTGGCGCTCAACAAGGTCTCCGTGGCGTTCCGCGACAACGAGTTCGTGGCCGTGCTGGGCCAGTCCGGCTCCGGTAAGACGACGATGCTCAACGTCATCGGAGGCCTCGACCGCTTCCAGAGCGGCGACCTCGTCATCGACGGCATTTCGACGAAGGACTACAAGGCCCGCGACTGGGACGCCTACCGCAACAACCGCATCGGCTTCGTCTTCCAAGCCTACAACCTGATTCCCCACCAGACCGTGCTGGCGAACGTCGAGCTGGCCCTGACCCTGTCGGGCGTCTCGCGCTCCGAGCGCCGCAAGCGCGCCCTCGATGCCCTCGAACGGGTCGGCCTGAAGGAGCACGTCCACAAGAAGCCCTCGCAGATGTCGGGCGGCCAGATGCAGCGCGTCGCCATCGCGCGTGCCCTCATCAACGACCCCGAGATCCTGCTGGCCGACGAGCCCACCGGCGCCCTCGACTCCAAGACGAGCGTGCAGGTCATGGACCTGCTGCGCGACGTGGCCCGCGACCGCCTCGTCATCATGGTCACGCACAACCCCGATCTGGCCCACCAGTACGCGACCCGCATCGTTGAGCTGGCCGACGGCTCCATCGTCGCCGACTCCGATCCCTTCGTACCCGCCGCCGAGGACCGGCGTGAAGCCAAGCCCGCACGTCGCACCTCGATGGGCTTCCTGACGGCCCTGTCCCTGTTGGCCAACAACCTGATGACGAAGAAGGGCCGCACCCTCATGACCTCCTTCGCGGGGTCCATCGGCATCATCGGCATTGCGGCGATCCTCGCGCTGGCCAACGGCACCAACGCCTACATCGCCAAGACGGAAGAGGAGACGCTGGGCGCGTACCCGCTGACGATCCAAAAGAGCGGCATCGACATGACCGCCGCGCTGTCCGTGTCGGCCTCGGACTCCAAAGACTCCCAGCCCGCGCCCGACGGCAAGGTCGGCGTCTCCAAGCTGCGCACCTTCGCCGACACGATCCGTGACGCGAAGACGAACGACCTGGCCTCGCTCAAGACCTACCTGGACAACAACGGCGGCAACATCAACTCGATGGTTAACGCGATCGAGTATGACTACGACATCGTCCCGCAGATCTACCAAACCGACACATCTAAAGAGGTCGTGCAGGTCAGTCCCGACCAGTCGATGAAGCAGATGGAAGCCGGTTTCGGCGCCGGGGCCTTCGGGTCGATGATGCAGACGAATGCCTTCTACCAGATGCCCGCCACGACCTCGCTGTACACCTCCGCGTACGACGTGGTCGCCGGCTCCTGGCCGAGCGGCGCGAACCAGGTCGTCCTGGTCCTCGACGAGGACGGCAACATCCCCAACCTCTTCGAATACACCCTGGGTCTCAAAGACCACAAGGAATTCGATGACCTGATGCGCAGCTACTACCAGGGCACGCTCGGGGGCAAGAGCCAGTTGGGGGCGCAGTCGGGCGCGCAGTCGGGGGCGAGTACCGCCACCTACGACTACTCCGCGATCCTGGGCACGACCTTCCGTCGCGTCAACGCCTTCGACAAGTACACGTGGGACGACACCTACAAGGTGTGGACAGACCGTTCCTCCGACACGGACTACATGAAGAAGCTCGTGGACGGCGGCCAGCAGCTGACGATCTCCGGCATCGTCAAGCCCAACTCCGACAAGGGTGGCGCCCTGCGTCAGGGCATCGCCTACACGCCTGCCCTGACCTACCAGATCATTGAGGAGGCGGCGGCCAGCCCGATCGTCAAGGCCCAGCGCGCCAAGCCCGACGTTGATGTCTTCACCGGCAAGACTTTCAAGGAGCTGGCGGACAATCAGAAGAGCCAGTCCGGCGGCTTCGACATGTCCTCCCTGTTCACGGTGGATGAGTCCAAGCTCTCCGCCGCCTTCCAGATCGACCCCGACAAGATGCAAATGGACCTGTCTGGCCTGGACCTTTCCGGCCTCGACCTGTCCGGCCTCGACTTCTCCAACCTCGACATGTCGGGCCTGGACCTGTCGACCATTGACCTGTCAGCCCTGAGCGCACAGTCCGGTGCCCAGTCGGGCATGGCCTTCGACCTGTCCGGCCTTGACTTCGGGGAGCTGAGTAAGGACCTGCCGCAGCTGGCCAACGTCGACTTCCAGACGATCATCCGCTCGGCCCTGGCCGACGGTGCCGTCAAGGATGGCGCGGCAGACTACCTGAGCGCACAGGCCTCCCAGATCGCCCAGGGCTTCCAGGACTACGCCCGCGAGCAGATCGAGGCGGGTGGAACGACCGACTTCGCGACCCTGGCCTCGGCGTACTTCTCTCAGCCCGAGGTGCTCGCGCAGCTGCGCGCGGCTGTCTCCTCCGACCGGGTCGTCGACTCCGACAAGCTCGCCGCCAACCTGACGAAGGCCCTCGGCGAGGACCCCGCCCTGGCCCAGATCGGCACCGACATCTCCACTCAGGTCATGAACGCGATCTCCACGCAGATCGCCGCCCAGCTGGGGACCACCCTCACGCAGGGCGTGAGCGCTGTCATCGGCCAGGTCATGCAGGAAGCCATGACGAACGCGATGACCTCGATGATGACGCAGCTGTCGACCGTGATCGGCGAGCAGATCGGTTCCACCATGGAGCAGTTCGCCACCAACATGTCGAGCGCTTTCTCCATGGATCCGCAGGCCTTCGCCGAGGCCTTCCAATCCAACGTGGACGAGAAGTCCCTCGCCGCGCTCATGGCGACCATGTTCTCCACGAACGTGCCGACTCTCGAGACGAACCTGAGGAACCTGGGATGGGCGGATATCGCCTCCCCGTCGAACATCTCCATCTACCCCAAGTCCTTCGCGGACAAGGACAAGGTGAAGGCCGCCCTCGACGCCTACAACGCCGACAATAAGTCGGCGGGCGCGACCGACAAGGTCGTCACCTACTCCGACGTCATGGGCGCGCTCATGAGCTCGGTGACCAAGATTGTCGACATCATCTCCTGGCTGCTCATTGCCTTCGTGTCGATCTCGCTGGTGGTCTCGTCGATCATGATTTCGATCATCACCTACATCTCGGTGCTCGAGCGGCGCAAGGAGATCGGTATCCTGCGCTCGATCGGTGCCTCGAAGGGCGACGTGTCCCGCGTGTTCAACGCCGAGACCGTCATCGAAGGCCTCTTGGCGGGTCTGATCGGCGTGGGCGTCACCTACGGGCTGTGTGCGGTTGCGAATGGTATCGCGTACTCCTCGTTCAACGTGGAGAACATTGCCCAGCTCTCGCCGCTCACGGCCCTCACACTCATCGCGGTATCCGTCGGTCTGACCGTCATCGCGGGCGTCATCCCGGCCTCGCGCGCCTCGCGCCAGGACCCGGTCGAGGCCCTGCGCTCCGAGTGA